A region from the Ctenopharyngodon idella isolate HZGC_01 chromosome 13, HZGC01, whole genome shotgun sequence genome encodes:
- the LOC127524576 gene encoding heat shock protein 30-like produces the protein MLSLHGFQPSFSSLMGTEWPVRSLWPEITALHRHAEVLQEARSSLEKLQHEIFEEMQQEEIYPVSCAVEKDGSRFALTLDTRDFSPEELSVRQVGRKLQVCGKTQKKQEDPGKGSYSCRIQEFRRVFDLPEGVNPEGLSCSMADDGKLYIQAPVNQRSEDAERKISTDCEAVKTVETQHEATTDQKTE, from the coding sequence ATGTTGAGCCTGCATGGATTCCAGCCTTCCTTCAGCTCACTGATGGGAACCGAGTGGCCAGTGCGCAGTCTCTGGCCGGAGATCACAGCTCTTCACAGACACGCAGAAGTGCTGCAGGAGGCGAGGAGCAGCCTGGAGAAACTGCAGCACGAGATCTTTGAGGAGATGCAGCAGGAGGAGATCTATCCAGTCTCCTGCGCAGTGGAGAAAGACGGAAGCCGCTTTGCTTTGACGCTGGACACTCGCGACTTTTCCCCGGAGGAGCTGTCAGTCAGGCAGGTGGGCAGGAAGCTGCAGGTCTGCGGAAAGACCCAGAAGAAGCAGGAGGATCCCGGGAAAGGCTCGTACTCGTGCAGAATCCAGGAGTTCAGACGGGTGTTTGACCTGCCTGAAGGAGTGAATCCTGAGGGATTGTCCTGCTCCATGGCTGATGATGGAAAGCTCTACATACAGGCGCCAGTGAATCAGAGATCTGAAGACGCTGAGAGGAAGATTTCCACTGACTGTGAAGCTGTGAAGACAGTCGAGACACAACATGAAGCCACGACTGATCAGAAGACCGAGTAA